From the Clupea harengus chromosome 15, Ch_v2.0.2, whole genome shotgun sequence genome, one window contains:
- the knl1 gene encoding kinetochore scaffold 1 isoform X2, translating into MESTETFNFDFERVGSSKRRISSILKAPRTSVKVTESSLKEPQQGDKSKPTEKRRSSRRVSFAATKNVVVFAKDMTSSSEEQSPSPSLTPMGAGSQDAKVMYDGIENLLKAPLQVSHQRDENQFFPDVFLPDGCNDKTVLFGEDTACMDMTHCHTVVIDKESDKSGLNFTTNTEMSVSRICKPTNMEDTMLQKNICLVDKGNAYSQNAEPASDFGAFLASMTQQKGVGNKSRNERPYMARDQTLLFEGDDMAHMDMTHSHTVMIDDDSNETDLNFFKKAEMPVSGIFKTINKEDNMPQRNVELANKAATDGDFEVFLAGLTKQKGLGNAKSEQSFPAIQSSSVPFHTQKVDSNSFFARLNAHRSVTDKENQPPALPDRSVSKPQGLHLRRSSTPSAEHDFMDLTKSHTVAIDRRGCLQSQQATQREKQWAIGQGSTNASRLDCDGLVGSLKSPDPDDMDLTRSQTVAINFKSMDVVRPSLSNVRRCERSFLDPNQTQIFSGNNVGMELTGVIDGTEVQENIPQKMPVQTESRFSLSKLRGASVHAPQPVSQQQRISHFQNDMWTVDPAKTDDMELTKSQTVVIDSKGYERDRPNKTRKSLSTNRSVIFAQNDEGMEFTEPFTGHLEARKRGSQSISMDMKINQTGAASDSEDMEMTKSQTVVIDSKAYKQEKPVKSRKSLSTNRSVMFAQNDDGMEMTEVLSGHIKANSYSNRRECDAQGVSMDMKINQTVSSGGKSLWGAALDSEDMEMTKSQTVVIDSKAYKQEKPVRSTKSLSTNRSVMFAQNDDGMEMTEALSGHIKANSYSNRRECDAQSVSMDMKINTNVPDNGKSFWADTSDSNDMEMTKSQTVVIDSKDYDQVKAPKSRKSLSTNKSVLFSKNDDCMEMSEALTGHMDANRHSVRDGSDQTSPRVFLNQTVQQSQPHVEALFSEADDMEITRSQTVVIDSKNRGITGNGSSHSSHMEIAESQKDLTESNQPIKGSLLRKSMMKSLSCVPSSSLQNTMFGNDPYSERKEATTVSGDDMEITRSQTVVIDAKHKRMSGDSDPKVHTLTTKWKNSISPMTDATFPSSQMTSQANVLQMSTAGEDMGFTTRKAAAMDSNSSEVNDGCKSTTKKFFPFDPLISKPCESEGITTDLSFITGQKVFPSLWVDDMELTSSKVTKSVPYMAAESKTQCSSDEGYVLKMTKSAQLASDERYGAPLHEEDPVALMSQSREVIGESSSVRGRGIHHDQRSSLCAEENVDSAEPDPVSPPDHTVTKRSDPISQKSKSRRRSLLDLQSKLRRISQAINDPAQSVVNSATLPLPRLEVTEMFTDNPEMADTIGCSNQNAVEVLTEQPDHVESSRKTSVKHETKPLTARRSFGGFLPKLPSRQKPIITDHVSETTKTFKSNFLEIDLDATSNLGNSEMDDIHAEQLPEMSSDEDISVTVDDHSFKQTQEEDGHCGANPLPEDLVHNVSPTLNVTKNLKRPRPEDDHDNMPLEQKRKQEVLPTEVTGSAFSSIRWETNATEEASNVMTKTIDGTSSSSNSTYLKSEATFESTYKYSQCDSQIERTLDYEFDFYKKIEDGSITMNEFLRHFGIDFVIHRSRPSALPDNFSPDPTPKMEHLLNELFIYRPKQRVYEADCEKLAAMVEGLKSRMLEQDRPVRHINESLWQELTNLSKEQLLSFGSKLKERKVHFRKRSKMLSHEMKAGMYSELVHTTQETKHQLEEKVLETDTLLKDLDACIHDLEVELEAVDSALRVDQVHAQSEIQPALRKRQEELERLDSAVAEKQRQMVHVESEKKNKAEKLDRLREEVKDIKKHTSVLHSVNEWKLSLKENGRTLIGFLHNTLLLEVVHQPPSGMLAPNDDTEQKLLDVSFHFQSDDKSECHSIIVHDLLSKLFKSETDWLKRYSTTRDIPMLLHDVSLAVSRIRLLGEEIQRLKRWGALRLSVLEISCADRQVQIVFSSLKAFVKFQLTLMVTCAYPFGGIKVHSFQNYIGNTSVDQIEDVLSSIEPAKGYLTQFIKMIHDHLLV; encoded by the exons AATCAGTTCTTCCCAGATGTATTTCTGCCAGACGGTTGTAACGATAAAACGGTCCTTTTTGGAGAAGACACTGCATGTATGGACATGACTCACTGTCATACAGTTGTCATTGATAAGGAATCTGATAAAAGTGGCCTGAATTTCACAACCAATACAGAGATGTCAGTCAGCAGGATCTGTAAACCTACAAACATGGAAGATACCATGCTACAAAAAAACATCTGCCTTGTTGACAAAGGAAATGCATACTCTCAGAATGCAGAGCCGGCTTCAGATTTTGGAGCTTTCCTCGCAAGTATGACCCAGCAAAAGGGAGTTGGGAATAAATCAAGAAATGAAAGACCTTACATGGCTAGAGATCAGACATTGCTGTTTGAAGGGGACGATATGGCACACATGGATATGACCCATTCTCACACAGTTATGATTGATGACGACTCAAATGAAACTGACTTAAACTTCTTTAAGAAAGCAGAGATGCCAGTAAGTGGAATCTTTAAGACTATAAACAAGGAAGACAACATGCCACAAAGAAATGTGGAACTTGCTAATAAGGCTGCCACTGATGGAGATTTTGAAGTGTTCCTTGCAGGCTTGACCAAGCAGAAGGGACTCGGGAATGCAAAAAGTGAGCAGTCTTTCCCTGCTATTCAGTCTAGCAGCGTTCCATTTCATACCCAGAAAGTCGATTCAAACAGCTTTTTCGCCAGACTAAATGCCCACCGTAGTGTAACCGACAAAGAGAACCAGCCTCCTGCTCTGCCAGACCGCTCTGTTTCAAAACCTCAAGGCCTTCACCTTAGGAGGTCCAGTACCCCATCAGCTGAACATGACTTCATGGATCTAACAAAAAGTCACACAGTTGCAATAGACAGAAGAGGTTGTCTCCAAAGCCAACaggcaacacagagagagaagcagtgggCCATCGGACAGGGCAGCACCAATGCATCTCGACTGGATTGTGATGGTTTGGTAGGTTCCCTGAAATCACCTGATCCAGATGACATGGACTTGACAAGGAGTCAGACCGTTGCAATCAACTTCAAAAGTATGGACGTGGTGAGGCCCTCATTGAGCAATGTCAGGAGGTGTGAAAGGTCTTTTCTGGATCCCAACCAAACACAGATTTTCTCCGGCAATAACGTTGGAATGGAGCTTACAGGAGTCATTGATGGGACTGAGGTACAGGAAAATATCCCACAAAAGATGCCTGTCCAGACAGAATCaaggttctctctctcaaaactcAGGGGGGCTTCTGTCCACGCTCCCCAACCTGTAAGTCAGCAACAGAGGATTAGTCATTTTCAAAATGATATGTGGACTGTTGACCCTGCTAAGACCGATGACATGGAACTGACAAAGAGCCAGACAGTCGTAATTGACAGCAAGGGCTACGAGCGGGATAGGCCCAATAAAACACGAAAAAGTCTGTCCACAAACAGAAGTGTTATATTTGCACAAAATGATGAGGGTATGGAGTTCACTGAACCTTTTACAGGTCACCTGGAGGCAAGAAAACGTGGCAGTCAGAGTATCTCCATGGATATGAAGATTAATCAGACTGGAGCCGCATCAGATTCTGAGGACATGGAAATGACAAAGAGTCAAACTGTGGTCATTGATTCTAAAGCCTACAAACAGGAAAAGCCCGTTAAGTCGAGGAAAAGTCTGTCCACCAATAGGAGTGTGATGTTTGCCCAAAATGATGATGGTATGGAGATGACTGAAGTCCTTTCTGGACACATAAAAGCAAACAGCTACTCTAACAGAAGAGAATGTGACGCTCAGGGTGTTTCCATGGATATGAAGATTAACCAGACTGTTTCCAGTGGTGGCAAGAGTTTGTGGGGAGCCGCATTAGATTCTGAGGACATGGAAATGACAAAGAGTCAAACTGTGGTCATTGATTCTAAAGCCTACAAACAGGAAAAGCCCGTTAGGTCGACGAAAAGTCTGTCCACCAATAGGAGTGTGATGTTTGCCCAAAATGATGATGGGATGGAGATGACTGAAGCCCTTTCTGGACACATAAAAGCAAACAGCTACTCTAACAGAAGAGAATGTGACGCTCAGAGTGTTTCCATGGATATGaagattaatacaaatgttccGGATAATGGCAAGAGTTTTTGGGCAGACACATCAGATTCTAATGACATGGAAATGACAAAGAGCCAAACTGTGGTGATTGATTCCAAAGACTACGACCAGGTTAAGGCACCAAAATCAAGGAAAAGTCTTTCCACCAACAAAAGTGTGCTGTTCTCAAAAAATGATGACTGTATGGAGATGTCTGAAGCCCTTACTGGACACATGGATGCAAATCGTCACTCCGTCAGAGATGGAAGTGATCAAACCAGTCCACGTGTTTTCTTAAACCAGACAGTCCAACAGAGCCAACCACATGTGGAAGCTCTTTTTTCAGAAGCAGACGACATGGAAATCACCAGAAGTCAAACTGTTGTCATTGACTCAAAAAACAGAGGAATTACTGGCAATGGCTCATCACATTCCAGTCATATGGAAATTGCCGAAAGTCAAAAAGATTTGACTGAGTCTAACCAGCCAATTAAAGGAAGCCTTTTGAGGAAAAGCATGATGAAAAGTTTGTCTTGTGTGCCATCTTCATCATTACAGAATACCATGTTTGGGAATGATCCTTATTCGGAAAGAAAGGAGGCAACAACTGTTAGTGGTGACGACATGGAAATAACACGAAGTCAGACTGTTGTCATTGATGCTAAACATAAAAGGATGAGTGGGGATAGTGACCCCAAGGTCCACACTCTAACCACTAAATGGAAGAATAGCATTTCGCCCATGACTGATGCAACTTTCCCCTCCAGTCAGATGACTAGTCAGGCCAATGTGTTGCAAATGTCAACTGCTGGTGAAGACATGGGATTTACAACTCGTAAAGCAGCTGCTATGGATTCCAATTCCAGTGAAGTAAACGATGGCTGTAAAAGTACTACAAAGAAATTCTTCCCATTTGATCCCTTAATTTCTAAACCTTGTGAATCTGAGGGAATTACCACTGACCTATCATTCATTACTGGCCAGAaggtctttccatctctttggGTAGATGACATGGAGCTGACTAGCAGCAAAGTGACAAAGTCTGTGCCATATATGGCAGCCGAGTCAAAAACACAGTGCTCTTCTGATGAAGGCTATGTCTTGAAGATGACAAAGTCTGCTCAACTGGCCTCTGATGAACGTTATGGTGCACCGCTTCATGAGGAAGATCCTGTTGCCCTCATGTCTCAGAGTAGGGAAGTCATTGGAGAGTCCAGTAGTGTTAGAGGCAGAGGTATTCATCATGACCAAAGGAGCTCTTTGTGCGCAGAGGAAAATGTTGACTCAGCCGAACCAGATCCAGTTTCTCCACCTGATCATACTGTCACCAAGAGAAGTGATCCCATATCCCAAAAATCTAAATCTAGGCGGAGAAGCCTGCTAGATCTACAGTCTAAACTGAGACGTATTTCACAAGCTATCAATGACCCGGCCCAAAGTGTAGTAAACAGTGCAACTTTACCATTACCCCGTTTGGAGGTAACAGAAATGTTCACAGATAATCCTGAAATGGCAGACACAATAGGTTGCAGTAACCAGAACGCTGTAGAAGTGTTGACTGAACAACCAGATCATGTAGAAAGCTCCAGAAAGACCTCGGTCAAACATGAGACTAAACCACTCACAGCACGACGCTCGTTTGGTGGATTTCTACCCAAACTGCCATCAAGACAAAAACCAATTATTACTGATCACGTATCTGAAACCACAAAAACCTTCAAAAGTAACTTCCTCGAAATCGACCTAGATGCCACTTCCAATCTTGGCAACTCTGAGATGGATGATATCCATGCTGAACAGCTTCCTGAGATGAGTAGCGACGAGGACATTTCAGTAACTGTTGATGACCATTCTTTCAAGCAAACCCAGGAGGAAGATGGCCACTGCGGTGCAAACCCGTTGCCAGAAGACCTGGTGCATAATGTCTCACCGACTCTCAATGTCACCAAAAACCTGAAAAGGCCGCGTCCAGAGGATGACCATGACAATATGCCTCTagagcagaagagaaaacaagaagTATTACCCACTGAAGTCACG GGGTCTGCTTTTAGTAGCATCCGGTGGGAGACTAATGCCACAGAGGAAGCTTCTAATGTGATGACTAAGACAATTGATGGTACCAGCTCCAGCAGTAACTCCACCTACCTTAAATCTGAGGCCACCTTCGAGTCAA CATACAAGTACAGCCAGTGTGACTCCCAGATCGAAAGGACTTTGGATTATGAATTTGATTTTTACAAG AAAATTGAAGATGGAAGCATCACCATGAATGAGTTCCTGAGGCACTTTGGCATCGACTTCGTCATCCACAGATCCCGTCCAAGTGCCCTCCCTGACAAT TTTTCACCTGACCCAACACCAAAAATGGAGCACTTACTGAATGAGCTGTTCATCTACCGACCTAAACAGAGGGTTTATGAAGCTGACTGTGAGAAGCTCGCTGCAATGGTCGAAGG ACTCAAGTCACGGATGCTGGAACAAGACCGTCCCGTCAGACACATCAATGAGTCGCTTTGGCAGGAGTTGACAAACCTATCCAAGGAACAG CTACTGAGCTTTGGTTCCAAGTTGAAGGAAAGAAAGGTGCATTTCCGAAAGAGAAGCAAAATGCTTTCTCATGAAATGAAGGCTGGCATGTACTCTGAACTTGTGCACACAACACAG GAGACCAAACATCAACTTGAGGAAAAGGTGTTGGAAACGGATACATTACTAAAAGATCTTGATGCGTGTATCCATGATTTGGAAGTTG AATTGGAAGCTGTGGATAGCGCCCTGAGAGTTGACCAAGTGCATGCACAGAGTGAAATACAGCCGGCCCTGAGAAAGAGACAAGAAG AACTTGAACGCTTGGATAGTGCTGTTGCTGAGAAACAAAG GCAAATGGTCCATGTGGAAAGTGAGAAGAAGAACAAGGCAGAAAAATTGGACAGATTACGAGAGGAGGTGAAAGATATAAAGAAACACACCTCGGTTCTACACAG TGTGAACGAATGGAAGTTGAGCTTGAAAGAAAATGGAAGGACTCTGATTGGTTTTCTACATAACACACTATTGTTAGAGGTGGTACATCAACCGCCCAGTG gaaTGCTTGCCCCAAATGATGATACGGAACAGAAACTTCTTGacgtttcatttcattttcaatcaGACG ACAAATCTGAGTGCCACTCTATAATAGTCCATGACCTGCTCTCCAAACTCTTTAAGTCTGAAACCGATTGGTTGAAGAGGTACTCCACCACTCGCGACATTCCAATG CTCCTACATGATGTGAGCCTGGCGGTGAGCCGCATCCGTCTTCTCGGTGAAGAGATCCAGCGGCTGAAGAGGTGGGGAGCGCTGAGACTGAGCGTCCTAGAGATCAGCTGTGCAGACAGGCA GGTCCAAATAGTTTTCTCCAGCCTCAAAGCGTTTGTCAAGTTTCAGCTAACTCTGATGGTTACCTGTGCGTACCCCTTTGGAGGGATTAAGGTCCATAGCTTCCAGAACTACATTGGAAATACAAG CGTTGACCAGATTGAGGATGTACTCTCGTCCATTGAACCAGCCAAGGGCTACTTGACCCAGTTTATCAAGATGATTCATGATCATCTCCTTGTCTAA